One window of Paroedura picta isolate Pp20150507F chromosome 2, Ppicta_v3.0, whole genome shotgun sequence genomic DNA carries:
- the JDP2 gene encoding jun dimerization protein 2 isoform X2, with protein MMPGQIPDPSLTAGALPGLGPLTGLPGTTLTAEEFKYADIRNIGAMISPLHFLEVKLGKRPQPVKSELDEEEERRKRRREKNKVAAARCRNKKKERTEFLQRESERLELMNAELKAQIEELKQERQQLILMLNRHRPTCIVRTDSVKTPESEANPLLEQLEKK; from the exons ATGATGCCTGGGCAGATTCCAGACCCATCCCTGACAGCTGGAGCTCTGCCTGGCCTTGGCCCCTTGACGGGACTACCTGGTACCACCTTGACAGCAGAAGAGTTCAAGTATGCTGACATTCGCAACATCGGAGCCATGATCTCACCGCTGCATTTCCTGGAAGTGAAACTGGGGAAAAGGCCTCAGCCGGTGAAAAGTGAG ttagacgaagaagaggaaaggaggaaaaggcGCCGAGAGAAGAATAAAGTTGCTGCGGCTCGGTGTCGGAACAAAAAGAAGGAGAGGACAGAATTCCTGCAGCGG GAATCGGAACGCCTGGAGCTCATGAACGCCGAGCTGAAAGCCCAGATAGAGGAGCTGAAGCAGGAGAGGCAGCAGCTGATCTTGATGCTGAACCGCCACCGCCCCACTTGCATCGTGCGGACAGACAGTGTCAAAACGCCCGAGAGCGAAGCCAACCCGCTGCTTGAGCAGCTAGAGAAGAAATGA
- the JDP2 gene encoding jun dimerization protein 2 isoform X1 has translation MQDCGIVSLAMMPGQIPDPSLTAGALPGLGPLTGLPGTTLTAEEFKYADIRNIGAMISPLHFLEVKLGKRPQPVKSELDEEEERRKRRREKNKVAAARCRNKKKERTEFLQRESERLELMNAELKAQIEELKQERQQLILMLNRHRPTCIVRTDSVKTPESEANPLLEQLEKK, from the exons ATGCAAG ACTGTGGGATTGTATCTCTTGCCATGATGCCTGGGCAGATTCCAGACCCATCCCTGACAGCTGGAGCTCTGCCTGGCCTTGGCCCCTTGACGGGACTACCTGGTACCACCTTGACAGCAGAAGAGTTCAAGTATGCTGACATTCGCAACATCGGAGCCATGATCTCACCGCTGCATTTCCTGGAAGTGAAACTGGGGAAAAGGCCTCAGCCGGTGAAAAGTGAG ttagacgaagaagaggaaaggaggaaaaggcGCCGAGAGAAGAATAAAGTTGCTGCGGCTCGGTGTCGGAACAAAAAGAAGGAGAGGACAGAATTCCTGCAGCGG GAATCGGAACGCCTGGAGCTCATGAACGCCGAGCTGAAAGCCCAGATAGAGGAGCTGAAGCAGGAGAGGCAGCAGCTGATCTTGATGCTGAACCGCCACCGCCCCACTTGCATCGTGCGGACAGACAGTGTCAAAACGCCCGAGAGCGAAGCCAACCCGCTGCTTGAGCAGCTAGAGAAGAAATGA